Proteins encoded together in one Macadamia integrifolia cultivar HAES 741 chromosome 8, SCU_Mint_v3, whole genome shotgun sequence window:
- the LOC122087530 gene encoding uncharacterized protein LOC122087530, whose translation MASSSAKLVSLSPSVAANRQPRSKRSTVLGIQRAPTIQVNSEMCCQQRLPPQSIATSRREVMLRLTVASLAAINIFSVEPVDARNVKPGIRQKIKEKLEMLREKAGITNSQSDDKSSSDKVHRWFHAPEQRDRLSAPLAMLSVTTKAPVGSPECP comes from the exons ATGGCTTCATCGTCAGCGAAACTGGTGAGCCTATCTCCTTCGGTGGCGGCCAATAGACAACCTCGATCTAAACGCTCAACAGTACTAGGGATACAGAGAGCGCCAACGATCCAG GTGAATTCTGAGATGTGTTGCCAACAACGATTGCCACCTCAATCTATCGCCACTTCACGAAGAGAAGTCATGCTTAGATTGACAGTTGCTTCTCTGGCTGCAATCAATATCTTCTCTGTAGAACCAGTTGATGCACGCAATGTGAAACCTGGGATCAGACAAAAAATCAAGGAGAAGCTTGAAATGCTCAGGGAAAAGGCTGGTATAACAAATTCTCAATCTGATGATAAGAGCTCATCCGACAAAG TCCACAGATGGTTCCATGCCCCAGAGCAGCGAGACAGGTTATCTGCACCCCTCGCAATGTTGTCTGTGACCACAAAGGCTCCTGTTGGTTCTCCGGAATGTCCATAG
- the LOC122087529 gene encoding uncharacterized protein LOC122087529, which translates to MTSFVQLKIFFCFCFVSIPIAIARNRHTVNFRSPNLFPEGLTWDPKAQHFIVGSLHDRSIKTVSDAGVVETLISDPDLPPEVTILGLKVDSVNRRLLAVIHAMEPHPNFNALAAYDLRSRQRLFLALLIDPNSSDRQIANDVTVDFNGNAYVTNAAGNFIWKVNIDGEASILSRSTLFTSQHVYRDEPYSFCGLNGIAYVSNGYLLVVQTNTGKLFKVEPDDGTARLVTIGKDLTAADGIALRRDGVLVVVSQFKAWFLRSRDGWGEAVVYDETALDTERFPTSVTIREENRAYVVYGKVDKGMAGNVEVEEFSIEEIESAAESKEEAIWLYVLIGVGLALFTYWRFQMGRLVKDMNKKIA; encoded by the coding sequence atgacCTCGTTCGTTCAATTGAAGATCTTCTTCTGCTTTTGCTTCGTATCTATCCCTATAGCAATCGCTAGAAATCGACATACAGTCAATTTCAGATCACCAAATCTGTTCCCGGAAGGCTTAACTTGGGATCCAAAAGCCCAGCACTTCATCGTAGGCTCCCTTCACGATCGCTCCATTAAAACCGTTTCCGATGCAGGCGTCGTTGAAACTCTAATCTCCGACCCTGACCTTCCCCCCGAAGTCACTATCCTCGGCCTCAAAGTCGATTCCGTCAACCGACGCCTCCTCGCCGTCATCCACGCTATGGAACCTCACCCAAACTTCAACGCACTCGCTGCCTACGACCTCCGTTCTCGCCAACGCCTCTTCCTGGCGCTACTCATTGACCCTAACTCCTCCGACCGTCAGATAGCTAACGACGTCACCGTCGATTTCAACGGCAACGCTTACGTCACGAACGCCGCCGGCAATTTCATCTGGAAAGTAAACATCGACGGTGAAGCGTCCATCTTATCAAGATCTACTCTTTTCACTTCCCAACACGTGTACCGGGATGAACCCTATAGTTTCTGCGGCCTCAACGGCATCGCTTACGTCAGCAACGGTTATCTGCTGGTGGTACAGACGAACACCGGAAAGTTATTCAAAGTCGAGCCCGACGACGGCACCGCTCGGCTGGTGACGATAGGGAAGGACTTGACGGCGGCGGATGGGATCGCCCTTAGAAGAGACGGCGTTCTGGTGGTTGTGTCCCAGTTCAAGGCTTGGTTTCTGAGGAGCAGGGATGGTTGGGGAGAAGCTGTGGTATATGATGAAACTGCCCTTGATACGGAAAGGTTTCCCACTTCGGTTACCATCAGAGAGGAGAATAGGGCTTATGTGGTATATGGTAAGGTGGACAAGGGTATGGCCGGAAATGTGGAAGTGGAGGAGTTTAGTATAGAAGAGATTGAGTCGGCAGCGGAGAGCAAAGAGGAGGCTATTTGGTTGTATGTTTTGATTGGGGTGGGTTTAGCTTTATTCACGTATTGGAGGTTTCAGATGGGTCGGCTTGTCAAAGATATGAACAAGAAAATTGCTTGA